ACGTGTCCTCGACCAGATGCCTTGATGTCATCGTCTAACTAAAGGAGAGTGATTCTATAGATTTTCACGAGCCCCGGAGGTTACATTCATAAGAATGGACACCGGGGTTTTGTGCTTCTTGCCACTTTTACAAACAGGTAAGAGAAGCGATCGAGTCCCCTTCGCGGAGCTTCATTATTCTCACGCCTTGGGTTTGGCGACCTAATGTCGGGATTTGCTTGATTTCTGTTCTTATCACTTGGCCGTTCTTGGAGATGGCGATAATTTCATTCTCTACGTCCGGCGTTATTATGCGGGCCACCATTACCTTCCCCGTCTTCGGCGTAACTTTCGATGTCTTAATACCGGAACCGCCTCTGTGTTGAGTTTTATATTCCTTGGCCGCCGTCATCTTGCCATAGCCGTTCTCGCTCATGATGAGGAACTTCACTTCTTTATTGGATTTCTTGACTACATCCGCGCCGACGATAAAATCATTTTTCTTGAATTTCATTGCGCGCACACCTGTTGCATTCCTGCCCATCTCGCGCACATCTGATTCTTTAAATCGTATCGATTGGCCGAGCGAAGTTGAGAGAATTATATCGTCACCTTTCTCGACGAATAGTGCGCCCATGAGCTGGTCACCATCATCAAGCTTAATTGCGATAAGCCCGCTCCGGCGCACGTCTTTGAAGTTCTCGGCCGCCACTTTCTTGATTGTCCCCTGCTTCGTAATAAGTGCGAGTGAAAGCGAGGCTTGCTCCTTGGCCGCCTTGGGCATGGCGAGCACAGATGTAACTCGCTCGCTCTCGCCTAGCGAGACGAAGTTCATAATTGATTTGCCGCGCGTAGCACGCTTGCCTTCCGGTAACTCGAACATCTTGAGCTGATAGGCCTTGCCTTTGTCGGAGAAGAACAAAATGTCACTATGAGTATTCGCGGTAACGAAGTTGGTGATGAAGTCTTCTTCTTTCGTATCCAGATCAATGACGCCGACGCCACCTCTGCGTTGGACGCGGTACTCGGCCGGGTCGGTGCGCTTAACGTATCCGCCGGAAGTAAGGACCAGTACGTTGTCTGCCTCGGGCACCAAGTCCTCATCGCGAATCTCCTTGACTCCGCCCTTGACCACGCGCGTTCTGCGCTCGTCGCCGTATTTGATTATCAATTCTTCAAATTCTTTCTTGATGACGCCGAGCATTTTCTTGGTGCTCGCGAGAATTTCTTTGAGCTCGGCAATGAGTAGCTGGAGTGCTCCAAGCTCGTCTTCTATTTTCTTACGTTCGAGGCCGGCAAGTCTTTGCAATTTCATTTCGAGAATCGCCGTCGCCTGGAGTGCAGAGAATTTGAATCTGGCGATAAGTGCCGCGTGCGCCTCGGGACCGTCTTTGGACTTTCTGATTATTTTTATTACTTCATCAATGAAATCAAGTGCCTTTTTCAAACCAAGCAAAATGTGTTCGCGCTCCTCCGCCTTGCGCAGGTCGAAAGCCGTGCGACGCTTGACCACCTCTTGACGGTGCTTGAGGAACTCTTCGAGGATAGTGCGGAGCGAGAGTATCTTCGGCACGCCATTCACCAAGGCGAGCATGTTGTAGTTGAAGGCCTGCTCGAGGTCGGTGTGCTTGTATAAAAAGTTAAGAACCTTCTGCGGATAAGTCGCGTTTTTGAGGTCTATCACGATGCGCGTGTCGTTCGTCGATTCATTGCGGATGTCCTTGATACCTTCCAATTTTTTCTCATGCACGAGGTCGGCGATCTTCACAATAAGCTCCGAACGATTGACCTGATACGGTATCGAGGTGATGACAATCTGGAAGGTACCGGCTTTATTCTCGACTATCTCGGCCTCACCGCGCACAATGACACCGCCGCGGCCGGTCGCATAAGCGTGATTAATGTCTGCCTGATTGAAAATGACTCCGCCCGTCGGGAAGTCGGGGCCCTTCACGAACTTAAGCAAATCTTCCGTCGTCGCGTCTTTGTTCTCAATAAGATGAATCAGTGCCTCGAGAACTTCTTTAAGATTGTGTGGCGGGATCTTGGTTGCCATGCCCACGGCAATACCAAGCGTACCGTTCAAGAGCAGGTTTGGCAGAGTGGTCGGGAAGACTGTGGGCTCTTTGCGCGTCGCATCGTAGTTCGGTATCCATTCCACAGTCTCCTTCTCGATGTCTCGCAAGAGTTCCTCGGTAATCTTCGACATCTTGGCCTCGGTATAACGGTGCGCCGCTGCCGAGTCACCTTCGATAGAGCCGAAGTTACCTTGGCCGGCCACGAGCGGGTAGCGCATGTAGAATTCCTGCTTCAGCTTGACCATCGCGTCATATACCGCCACGTCGCCGTGAGGGTGATACTTCGCCAGCACATCGCCGACGACAGCTGCCGACTTGCGGAATTTGGCGGAGGTGGTGAGCCCGAGCTCATGCATCACAAATAAAATTCTGCGGTGCACAGGCTTCAAACCGTCTCTAACGTCAGGAAGTGCGCGTGAGACAATAACAGACATCGCGTAGTCGAGGTACGACACGCGCATCTCCGGCACGATGTTCATCTTAATGACGTTCACATGCGGAGTGACCGGCTGGTTATTCTCTTTGTTTTTATTTTTGTCCGCCATTCTGTAAGTTATTGATTACATTCTTTATATAGTCTATCGGGCTCATCGAAGTGGCGGGTTGGCTATTGGAGCCGTTGTTAAGGGTATAACTGAAGTTGACAGCCCAGATCGCGAAGACTACTGCCATGCATAATCCGAGCACCACATACATAATCTGCCGGCGGGTATGTTCCGGCTTGGCCTGCACCTTTTCTATTGTATCTAAAATACTCATTTCCTTTCAACTTTTAAACTTTCAACTTTATGAACTTACGGGATCTATAATAACAACGTCTCCCTCTTTGCCCTCCAAGTCTTTCTTGCGTAAAGTGAGCTTATCGATAGGCTTGGCACCCTCATCACCGTAGGCTTTTAAAAATTGCTGGAGTAGCGCCTTGTCAATTCCCTTCACACCGGCGTGCATCGGGATGACAAGCTTGGGTTCGAGCGTTGTTGCCACATCGGCCGCCATCGCTGGCGTCAAAACTTCTCCGCCCGTTATCGGTACAAACAAGAGGTCAATCTCGCCAAGTTGCTCGATAACGTCTGCAGAAATATCTTTTACGTTAAGTGCGCCCAAATGACAAAGTCTGGCCCCTTCGAACAATACAGAATATATTGTGTTGAACTTTTTCTCATTATTTACCACCTGCTCTATCCCAACGCCTTTTATATAGATATCTTTAGTCTCATATTCACCCGGACCGTCGACGACAAAAGGCACTTTACTGCCGAAGGTGCATTCCGAAATGCCATTGTAGTCCGGATGATGCATCGAGACCATAACGAGGTCGGCACCGAATTTACTGCCTTTATAGGCTGACTCTTTAGAGACCGGATTGAAGGCAATAATAGTGTCGCCGAATTGGATCTTGTACGAGGCGAGTCCGTAATAGGTAATAACCATAGGGCTATATTATAGCAAAAAATAGGCTCTTCTACAAGCCGGAAATTAGATCGCCGACACGTACGCCGTGCCTGTCCGCCCAGCCGGCGGAGAGCTCTATAACGCCGTTAACGTGAGCCGGGGATTCATAAATTTTCGGAACGTCGGCAGGCAAAGGAATGTTGCGCTCGATGCCAAGCACTCGGCCGTTCGCCACCCAGACAAGATCAAAAGGCATAAGCATTCCTTTGTTCCAGAACTTCGTATTTATAGGCTTGGGGAATGTGAAAATCATTCCTTCATCATCATCAAGAGACGCTACCCCCATCAGCCCGCGTTCCTGATCCGCTGGTGTCTCGGCCATTCGTGCATTAATAGTCTCGCCTGCAAGCTCTATCTCTGTAACGCGCATCTCGGCGTAGGCCTTAGGCTGATAATATTTCTGCGTGAAGAAAATAATAACTCCCGCGACAATAAGCACGAGCAAAAAATAAAGTTGTTTTTTATGCATGGAGTAATCGTAACATGCCGAGCTTAGACATCTTGTGGATAACACTGTCGCCTCGCCGGCGACCCGCCGTAGAGGCGGGTGGACAAATGAATGAAAATACTGTAATATCTTGCCATTAGTAATTAAAAAGCCGGTAGACCCCCGGCACTGCCACATAGATGGCTAGCTCGAAAGAGTAATTAACGGGTCTTTTGTATTTATGGCTATGAACGCAGTTGCAGACATTATCCAGGCAGAAGAGGAGCAGGGATTGCTCCCATCTTCGCAGATGACAGAGGTTTTGAATAAAACACGCGGGCTCCCGAATGTCGGCGAGCTTATCGAAGGCGAAGTTTTGGGTCACGGCAAACTTACTCTATATATAGACTTGGGCGTACTGGGCACGGGCATTATCTACGGTCGCGAATATTTGAACGCGCGCGATGTAATCAAGAAGATTAATCCCGGCGACAAAATTACGGCGAAGGTTGTTGGTCTCGAAGACGAGGTGAGCGGTTATATAGAGCTCTCGCTTAAAGAAGCGCGCCAAGCGGCCATCTGGAAGGAAGCAGAAGCGGCTATCACCAACAAAACTCCGCTCGAGATTGCAGTGAAGGACGCGAACAAAGGCGGGCTCATTATGGACTGGCAAGGTATCATGGGCTTCTTGCCGGCATCTCAACTCAAGAGCGAGCACTACCCGCGCGTAGCCGACGGCGACAAGGACAAGATCATGGGCGAGCTCAAGAACTTGATAGGCAAGAAACTGACGGTTGCGATAATCGCCGCCGACCCCAAGGAAGGCAAGCTCATCTTCTCCGAGAAGGGCGCATCGCAGAAAGAAAAAATCGAGATGATCAGCAAGTATCACGTGGGCGACGTTGTGACCGGCGAGGTGACCGGCGCCGTTGACTTCGGCATCTTTATGAAAGTTGAAGATGGACTCGAAGGCTTGGTACACATCTCTGAAATAGACTGGGCACTTGTCGAGAATCCTCGCGCGCTTTACAAAGTCGGCGACAAGATCGAGGTTAAGATAATCGAAATCAAGGACGGCAAACTCTCGCTCTCTATTAAA
Above is a window of Candidatus Paceibacterota bacterium DNA encoding:
- a CDS encoding DUF192 domain-containing protein → MHKKQLYFLLVLIVAGVIIFFTQKYYQPKAYAEMRVTEIELAGETINARMAETPADQERGLMGVASLDDDEGMIFTFPKPINTKFWNKGMLMPFDLVWVANGRVLGIERNIPLPADVPKIYESPAHVNGVIELSAGWADRHGVRVGDLISGL
- the gyrA gene encoding DNA gyrase subunit A translates to MADKNKNKENNQPVTPHVNVIKMNIVPEMRVSYLDYAMSVIVSRALPDVRDGLKPVHRRILFVMHELGLTTSAKFRKSAAVVGDVLAKYHPHGDVAVYDAMVKLKQEFYMRYPLVAGQGNFGSIEGDSAAAHRYTEAKMSKITEELLRDIEKETVEWIPNYDATRKEPTVFPTTLPNLLLNGTLGIAVGMATKIPPHNLKEVLEALIHLIENKDATTEDLLKFVKGPDFPTGGVIFNQADINHAYATGRGGVIVRGEAEIVENKAGTFQIVITSIPYQVNRSELIVKIADLVHEKKLEGIKDIRNESTNDTRIVIDLKNATYPQKVLNFLYKHTDLEQAFNYNMLALVNGVPKILSLRTILEEFLKHRQEVVKRRTAFDLRKAEEREHILLGLKKALDFIDEVIKIIRKSKDGPEAHAALIARFKFSALQATAILEMKLQRLAGLERKKIEDELGALQLLIAELKEILASTKKMLGVIKKEFEELIIKYGDERRTRVVKGGVKEIRDEDLVPEADNVLVLTSGGYVKRTDPAEYRVQRRGGVGVIDLDTKEEDFITNFVTANTHSDILFFSDKGKAYQLKMFELPEGKRATRGKSIMNFVSLGESERVTSVLAMPKAAKEQASLSLALITKQGTIKKVAAENFKDVRRSGLIAIKLDDGDQLMGALFVEKGDDIILSTSLGQSIRFKESDVREMGRNATGVRAMKFKKNDFIVGADVVKKSNKEVKFLIMSENGYGKMTAAKEYKTQHRGGSGIKTSKVTPKTGKVMVARIITPDVENEIIAISKNGQVIRTEIKQIPTLGRQTQGVRIMKLREGDSIASLTCL
- a CDS encoding S1 RNA-binding domain-containing protein — translated: MAMNAVADIIQAEEEQGLLPSSQMTEVLNKTRGLPNVGELIEGEVLGHGKLTLYIDLGVLGTGIIYGREYLNARDVIKKINPGDKITAKVVGLEDEVSGYIELSLKEARQAAIWKEAEAAITNKTPLEIAVKDANKGGLIMDWQGIMGFLPASQLKSEHYPRVADGDKDKIMGELKNLIGKKLTVAIIAADPKEGKLIFSEKGASQKEKIEMISKYHVGDVVTGEVTGAVDFGIFMKVEDGLEGLVHISEIDWALVENPRALYKVGDKIEVKIIEIKDGKLSLSIKSLKENPWKKSEAKYKKGTEVKGVLIRYNKHGALVSIEEGIAGLVHVSEFESLEKMKAKLELGKSYNFFITMFDAKDQRMALSLNDPSKAKKVEEKPAETTEAKAE
- a CDS encoding MBL fold metallo-hydrolase; amino-acid sequence: MVITYYGLASYKIQFGDTIIAFNPVSKESAYKGSKFGADLVMVSMHHPDYNGISECTFGSKVPFVVDGPGEYETKDIYIKGVGIEQVVNNEKKFNTIYSVLFEGARLCHLGALNVKDISADVIEQLGEIDLLFVPITGGEVLTPAMAADVATTLEPKLVIPMHAGVKGIDKALLQQFLKAYGDEGAKPIDKLTLRKKDLEGKEGDVVIIDPVSS